One window of Aspergillus oryzae RIB40 DNA, chromosome 3 genomic DNA carries:
- a CDS encoding EthD domain-containing protein (predicted protein), giving the protein MVRLMSPLAALAGATAASCQTDDQNHDSYTGYTQTITYIKRHPDWAREEFWTHWQTEHAPKVAPLATYFNITRNQQILVGGMIPPTAMGADQPANTTLVSFDGIAIFPYLNPSALTAMLSHPYYIDIVEKDEETFIDKSAYGDGMVTTYVGKNVEVADEGSNVWVGDAATAEKYQKLFESYL; this is encoded by the exons ATGGTTCGCCTCATGTCTCCGTTGGCGGCTCTAGCTGGAGCGACCGCCGCGTCGTGCCAGACTGATGACCAGAACCACGACTCGTACACCGGCTACACCCAGACGATCACCTACATCAAGCGGCACCCGGACTGGGCTCGCGAGGAATTCTGGACGCACTGGCAGACAGAGCATGCGCCCAAGGTTGCTCCCCTAGCAACCTATTTCAACATCACCCGTAACCAACAG ATCCTAGTTGGAGGCATGATCCCCCCCACTGCAATGGGAGCAGACCAGCCTGCCAACACCACCCTTGTGAGCTTTGACGGCATCGCCATATTCCCGTACCTGAATCCCTCGGCTTTGACCGCGATGCTTTCTCATCCTTACTACATCGACATtgttgagaaggatgaggaaacGTTCATCGATAAGTCGGCCTATGGTGACGGAATGGTCACGACCTATGTCGGAAAGAACGTCGAGGTTGCTGACGAAGGTTCCAATGTCTGGGTCGGGGACGCCGCGACGGCTGAGAAGTACCAGAAGCTTTTCGAGTCGTACCTTTGA
- a CDS encoding uncharacterized protein (predicted protein): MEDNDSLLDHFSRVVQYCDICGSLLDESPEETLQCELCGKLAKNTVFFHTQTTVSENFPSKLRNKMKSFTEKATRDELGPGPTIEVDCVKCPSKDVTYSQVQLRSADEGSTIFYNCLKCGHR; the protein is encoded by the exons ATGGAGGACAATGATTCCTTGTT AGACCATTTCAGTAGGGTAGTCCAATACTGTGACATTTGTGGCAGTCTTCTCGACGAGAGCCCCGAGGAAACTTTGCAGTGTGAGCTGTGTGGGAAGCTTGCGAAGA ATACTGTGTTCTTTCATACGCAGACCACCGTGTCCGAAAACTTTCCGTCGAAGCTGAGGAACAAGATGAAATCGTTCACCGAGAAGGCTACGCGTGACGAACTTGGCCCCGGTCCTACTATTGAAGTCGACTGTGTCAAATGCCCCTCTAAGGACGTGACCTATTCTCAGGTGCAGCTAAGGAGCGCCGATGAAGGAAGCACTATCTTTTACAACTGTCTGAAATGTGGACACAGGTAA
- a CDS encoding uncharacterized protein (2-polyprenyl-6-methoxyphenol hydroxylase and related FAD-dependent oxidoreductases) yields the protein MDGKQLNVVGEPGIEIKYHASAQPSLHHLFRISGIVSKQAMYGRATTLYPRTLEMLDQLELLDELNQIGYIGRNSVTYKDGKRVTSRGWHVMFQRMSGTYLDYCLNIRQKYSENVIRDTYLEMGGRAYIGWALEDFTVGSQSEGDHKVTSQIRQVDGGEDMTVYSKFIVGADGGHSLVRRLSNIPFEGDRTDFKWVRIDGQFKTNMPDADLGFASIESKSHGNVLWVQLDHGMKRIGFAMTAEMLAKYGNSLTEEQAKEEAVKSMEPFLLEIEKVDWWTLYSINQRVADTFFANDRILLAGDACHTHSSGAAQGMNTGVHDAVNLAWKLGGVVKGWYSTDMLRTYDNERRLAAQHLIELDKAFSATISGQIPDTHKGLYADANELFTKLFDESIQFNIGLGIHYNESSINKAPSTGMVSAGWRAPDALVYAPGSRIPVRLFLLTRNTGMWSILIFAGQPTLTRETLALSMKKLTVSLENLPKGMVRCFTLIAHSITEGDQVFAIPRIGHAYYDSDRSAHAAYTISTSSGGVAILRPDGILGYATALEEIETVEGFFNGFVLGN from the exons ATGGACGGAAAACAATTAAATGTAGTGGGAGAACCCGGCATCGAAATCAAGTATCATGCTTCTGCACAGCCCTCCTTGCACCACCTTTTCCGTATATCTGGCATTGTCTCTAAG CAAGCTATGTACGGCAGAGCAACAACCTTATACCCCCGAACACTGGAAATGCTTGACCAGCTTGAGCTCCTGGATGAGCTCAACCAAATCGGATATATCGGCCGTAACAGTGTCACGTACAAAGATGGCAAGCGGGTGACATCGCGAGGCTGGCATGTGATGTTCCAACGTATGAGTGGCACATACTTGGACTATTGCCTGAATATCCGGCAGAAATATTCCGAAAATGTGATTCGCGATACTTATCTGGAGATGGGAGGTCGAGCGTACATCGGCTGGGCACTAGAAGACTTCACTGTGGGTAGCCAGAGTGAGGGTGACCATAAAGTGACCTCACAAATTCGCCAGGTTGATGGGGGTGAAGATATGACTGTGTACAG CAAATTTATTGTCGGGGCCGATGGTGGACACTCACTTGTCAGACGCTTATCAAATATCCCATTTGAGGGTGATCGCACAGACTTTAAGTGGGTTCGGATTGATGGGCAATTCAAGACCAATATGCCGGATGCGGATCTTGGTTTTGCGTCTATAGAGTCGAAGAGCCACGGGAACGTCCTTTGGGTTCAACTCGACCACGGCATGAAACGCATAGGTTTCGCAATGACAGCTGAAATGCTAGCGAAATATGGAAACTCGCTTACAGAAGAACAAGCTAAGGAAGAAGCTGTCAAGTCGATGGAGCCATTCTTATTAGAGATCGAGAAAGTCGACTGGTGGACGCTATACAG CATAAATCAACGAGTTGCTGATACCTTCTTCGCCAACGATCGTATCCTGCTGGCAGGCGACGCTTGCCATACACATTCCTCTGGTGCCGCACAAGGTATGAATACTGGCGTCCACGATGCAGTCAATTTGGCCTGGAAATTGGGAGGTGTAGTGAAAGGCTGGTATAGCACCGACATGCTCCGAACATATGACAACGAGCGACGCCTGGCAGCGCAGCATCTCATTGAGCTGGACAAAGCATTCTCGGCAACTATTTCTGGGCAGATTCCAGATACCCACAAGGGTCTATATGCCGATGCGAACGAGCTATTTACTAAGCTCTTTGACGAGTCAATCCAATTCAACATCGGACTGGGAATTCACTACAATGAAAGCAGCATTAACAAAGCTCCGTCTACCGGAATGGTTTCAGCTGGCTGGAGAGCACCAGATGCTCTGGTCTATGCACCCGGCTCCCGTATCCCGGTTCGGCTTTTCCTACTTACCAGAAATACTGGAATGTGGTCTATTCTCATATTCGCCGGACAGCCTACGCTCACCCGGGAGACATTGGCTTTatcgatgaagaagctgacCGTATCACTTGAAAATCTCCCTAAAGGCATGGTCCGGTGCTTTACTTTGATTGCCCATAGTATCACTGAAGGTGACCAGGTCTTTGCAATTCCTAGGATTGGTCACGCATATTATGATTCCGACCGATCAGCCCACGCTGCATATACCATTTCCACCAGCAGTGGTGGGGTAGCAATTCTCAGACCGGACGGCATTCTTGGATACGCCACAGCCCTGGAGGAAATTGAGACTGTTGAAGGTTTCTTCAACGGGTTCGTTCTAGGCAATTAG
- a CDS encoding uncharacterized protein (predicted protein), with protein MVITNPINPPRRLKRKRVGVACNTCRSLKIRCDGVRPHCGTCQRRRDRCIFKDDDLRLPRDGGSPGTREDVIVIPPSQLDYGPLCHESASSASSVTTRGTTHDRDDAGVTAMGLTVGPLDRDQNTSREFFGDSSTVAFIQQLQQSIPPTITGPRSGHEAPCRSIDLHNYDRHPKLSTEPSPSVELLPPRPLADHLVDCYFSKIHTLYPFVHKDAFFSAYRSLWVPAESSRSTNTVHGLGIGDITVNHTTFHCALNAIFALGCQFSNVVQTQRETTSEAFYRRCKPVLDLEFLEGGDLAVCQTLLLITHYLQCSRTPSRCWHVIGMACRLAQALGLHSDLGNERRSFAEIQLRRRVWHGCVMLDLYAISTILGRPAMIAQKPVTPLPEAIDDCYLSAGAPTCKQPPRVLSRVTWFIETLKLYDTLRKILKSLYDNAGPTEAGNHMPAGNTRQIQNIIEIDADLENFKTKLPEALMWDHEVLRDGPDNFQREKCLLRARYSYLKILLYRPILAQTLRNSNATLCSESNDSTHQAPLHSRVNLDCSIYCVNAAIDLISLVHQTCNTDLSSVWCYNVFYAFTAGSVILLAGLSQSLVNNVTQEALQQSWQKCQSALSKLGLYSSTAERCAENLRTIKERCSITFPHSAMSTTNILSQEQPSANQFPTFEQLDNDGNDDLVSEGTDYLPLTDDLFHDLDFNEDTFFDPFWFSLQF; from the exons ATGGTAATCACAAATCCGATAAATCCTCCTCGCAGActtaagagaaagagagtcgGCGTTGCGTGTAATACTTGTCGATCACTAAAGATACGCTGTGACGGAGTCCGACCCCATTGCGGTACTTGCCAACGCCGCCGGGATCGCTGTATATTTAAAGATGACGATCTGCGTCTACCCAG AGATGGCGGGAGCCCTGGCACGCGAGAGGATGTAATAGTGATACCTCCCTCGCAACTGGATTATGGACCTCTATGTCATGAATCCGCATCCTCCGCGTCTTCTGTCACAACTAGAGGCACGACGCATGACCGGGATGACGCTGGCGTGACAGCCATGGGCTTAACTGTCGGTCCACTGGACAGGGACCAGAACACAAGTAGAGAATTCTTCGGCGACTCGTCGACAGTGGCTTTTATACAGCAGTTGCAGCAGTCTATCCCACCAACTATCACTGGGCCACGTTCTGGCCACGAGGCGCCCTGTCGCTCAATCGACCTGCACAATTATGATAGGCACCCCAAGCTCTCAACTGAACCTAGCCCATCGGTAGAGCTTCTCCCCCCACGTCCATTAGCTGACCATTTGGTCGACTGCTATTTCTCTAAGATACATACACTTTACCCTTTCGTGCATAAAGACGCTTTCTTTAGTGCATACAGGTCGCTATGGGTGCCTGCGGAGTCTAGTCGAAGCACAAACACAGTTCATGGTCTGGGCATAGGAGACATAACTGTCAATCACACCACTTTCCACTGCGCATTGAACGCCATATTTGCTCTAGGATGTCAGTTCTCCAACGTAGTGCAGACACAGCGAGAAACTACGTCAGAAGCTTTTTATCGTCGTTGCAAGCCGGTTTTAGATTTGGAATTTCTTGAAGGGGGAGATTTAGCTGTGTGCCAAACTCTCTTGCTCATCACACATTACTTGCAATGCTCAAGAACTCCCAGTCGTTGCTGGCATGTTATAGGCATGGCATGCCGGCTTGCCCAAGCACTGGGACTGCACTCAGACCTCGGCAATGAACGTCGATCATTTGCCGAAATCCAGCTTAGGCGGAGGGTATGGCATGGCTGTGTAATGCTTGACCTGTACG CCATTAGCACAATACTGGGACGCCCGGCAATGATTGCCCAAAAGCCAGTTACGCctctgcctgaggccatTGATGATTGCTATCTATCAGCGGGTGCTCCAACTTGTAAACAACCGCCCCGTGTGCTATCGCGTGTTACATGGTTCATTGAGACACTTAAGCTGTACGATACGCTGCGCAAGATCCTGAAATCATTGTATGATAATGCAGGGCCAACGGAAGCGGGTAACCATATGCCGGCCGGAAATACTCGGCAGATTCAGAACATAATAGAGATCGATGCAGACCTCGAGAATTTCAAGACCAAACTACCAGAAGCTCTCATGTGGGATCATGAAGTTTTACGTGACGGTCCAGACAACttccaaagagaaaagtgcTTGCTTCGAGCAAG ATATTCATATTTGAAGATTCTCCTATACCGGCCTATCCTCGCTCAGACCCTCCGCAACAGTAATGCAACGTTGTGTAGTGAAAGCAATGACTCTACCCATCAGGCTCCACTCCACTCCAGAGTTAATCTGGACTGTTCCATATACTGCGTCAATGCGGCCATTGATCTTATTTCCTTAGTACATCAGACTTGCAACACTGACCTGTCCAGCGTCTGGTGTTACAACGTGTTTT ATGCATTTACTGCAGGGTCTGTCATCCTTCTTGCGGGGCTCTCTCAGTCGCTTGTAAATAATGTAACCCAGGAAGCTTTACAACAGTCTTGGCAGAAATGTCAGTCCGCATTGAGCAAGCTAGGATTGTACAGCAGCACGGCGGAACGCTGTGCCGAGAACCTACGCACGATCAAAGAGAGGTGCTCTATCACTTTTCCGCACTCTGCGATGTCGACTACCAATATCCTGTCGCAGGAACAACCATCTGCCAATCAGTTCCCCACGTTTGAACAGCTGGATAACGACGGAAACGATGATCTAGTATCAGAGGGCACAGATTATCTGCCACTCACAGACGACCTCTTTCACGATCTTGACTTTAACGAAGATACATTTTTTGACCCTTTCTGGTTCAGTTTACAGTTCTGA
- a CDS encoding carboxylesterase/lipase family protein (carboxylesterase type B): MASHLSKSLASLAVTAAFAQAQLWDQTIQTNYGPVQGFKYFNESTLEKYFGVSESNVTAFLGIPFAADTGYQNRWKPPQPREPWNETLKATDFGPACPSNYASNISEDCLSLNLWTNAGSADAKLPVMVWNQGSDETSNDAWWYGGGMALKDVILITFNRRDDAFGYLAHPELNAEGLQLTGHNTSGNYGVLDQLEVLKWVQKNIAKFGGDPDRVVVAGQSFGSSQVYHAVNSPLFKGYFHGGISESGIRYPYDPLLAGLATSYVNMSAAITHGVNYTTFHNVSSIKELRTLSMEELLIGSQDRVNDTWIDPITALSAGYPLIFKPVLDDYVLPSTYLETLINGPANDVPVITGNTKDESGASTTTDYTVGEYESYSTLKYGNLSSRYFQLYPDHGNASTVDRAWNAAARDTSLIGSWAYATDWYKSASSSFYTYYWTHAPPGQDQGAFHQSEIMYALNALYANADKYPFTQQDYAIQEKMSAYWANFAKTLDPNEGGSYTGSGSLPRWSPNSANGTQVVMELGNAFGNVPIAKKVQVELIMEWFHQQTPY, encoded by the coding sequence ATGGCTTCGCATTTGTCAAAGAGCCTAGCCTCACTGGCCGTGACCGCTGCGTTTGCCCAAGCTCAGCTCTGGGATCAGACCATCCAGACGAATTACGGTCCCGTCCAGGGCTTTAAGTATTTCAACGAGTCTACCCTCGAGAAATACTTCGGTGTCTCCGAGTCCAACGTGACAGCCTTTTTGGGTATCCCGTTTGCTGCGGACACTGGGTATCAAAACCGCTGGAAGCCACCACAGCCCCGTGAGCCCTGGAATGAAACCCTGAAAGCGACGGACTTTGGTCCTGCCTGTCCCAGTAACTACGCATCCAATATCAGCGAAGACTGCCTCAGTCTGAACCTCTGGACCAATGCCGGCTCTGCGGACGCCAAGCTCCCTGTTATGGTCTGGAACCAGGGCTCTGACGAGACCAGCAATGATGCCTGGTGGTACGGCGGTGGAATGGCCTTGAAGGACGTCATCCTCATTACCTTCAACCGTCGCGACGATGCATTCGGTTACCTCGCTCATCCTGAGCTCAACGCCGAAGGTCTCCAGCTGACCGGTCACAATACATCTGGAAACTATGGTGTCCTCGACCAGCTCGAGGTCCTCAAATGGGTCCAGAAAAACATCGCCAAGTTTGGTGGTGATCCGGACCGCGTAGTCGTCGCTGGCCAGTCTTTCGGTTCTTCCCAGGTCTATCATGCCGTCAATAGCCCTTTGTTCAAGGGGTACTTCCATGGCGGTATCTCTGAGTCAGGTATCAGGTATCCATACGATCCTTTGCTTGCAGGCCTCGCGACCTCTTACGTCAATATGTCCGCTGCCATCACGCACGGTGTCAACTATACTACCTTCCACAATGTCTCCAGCATCAAGGAACTGCGCACGCTTTCCATGGAGGAACTCCTGATTGGCTCTCAGGACCGCGTCAACGACACATGGATTGATCCAATCACCGCACTTTCTGCTGGCTACCCTCTCATTTTCAAGCCCGTCCTAGACGACTACGTCCTTCCCTCCACATACCTGGAGACACTTATCAACGGCCCCGCGAACGACGTCCCCGTCATAACAGGCAACACCAAAGACGAGTCAGGCGCCTCAACAACCACCGACTACACCGTAGGAGAATACGAGTCCTATTCCACTCTCAAATATGGTAATCTATCCAGCCGTTATTTCCAGCTATACCCCGACCACGGCAACGCAAGCACCGTAGATAGAGCTTGGAACGCAGCTGCCCGCGATACCTCCCTCATTGGCTCCTGGGCCTACGCCACCGACTGGTACAAgtccgcctcctcctcgttcTACACCTACTACTGGACCCACGCCCCACCAGGCCAAGACCAGGGTGCCTTCCACCAGTCTGAAATCATGTATGCACTGAATGCTCTCTACGCCAATGCCGATAAATACCCTTTCACTCAGCAGGACTATGCcatccaggagaagatgtctgCCTACTGGGCTAACTTTGCAAAGACGCTCGATCCCAACGAGGGTGGATCTTACACTGGCAGCGGCTCGCTGCCGCGCTGGAGCCCCAACAGCGCCAATGGTACCCAGGTTGTCATGGAGCTCGGCAATGCTTTTGGAAACGTCCCCATTGCCAAGAAGGTTCAGGTGGAGCTCATTATGGAGTGGTTCCATCAGCAAACTCCGTACTAA
- a CDS encoding ankyrin repeat domain-containing protein (ankyrin), with protein MLYIGQYNLTMNDRLWSRLLYEKIAHDVSSHESMSRILSRLRSLSTAQCCAEDCAQAISTALISYKGRAWVAQNLKSVMHWAESMDDFGIMVLGAWLGLRDLVRVLLGNGVLGDKSHEYLGSAMYAAAFNNDELLVELLLDHGAGAWKMDGVYGDALQLAAYKGSKTVARRLLETRVSKEASPNTYGYGPYGSPLGAAAAAGHDDIVRLCLKWHRDPRQLGPHLRTPLFYAARSGRAGAAKILLDGGEMRPNLDDDFNDTPLSVAVEYNHEDVVSVLLSSDKVRADYPGVQHGKLTPLQTAVVKGYTNIVRMLLPRCHVEVGEQEDKKSPIIMAALKGNTEIVNLFLTKDKAPYVQHFLPWVASRGLTKMVKLALDSQILDPNSHDAEFRTALHHSVGRRHYDLVKLLLQHNDTSPNREDRKGRTPLILAIESGDQFLFRLLLDDPRTCIGISNFEGMTPLHVACKHGLSTFVASILAREDVNVNALDEHRKTPFYHAVVSKSADTIQLMLENENTDPNQPDNNQGETPLYIAVRDGRCELAMMLIQRYNACPNCWCVEYLATPLMIAAVRGDLDLMSVLLEKTLDINVPNNRGRTALGIAASHAQAEAALMLLQHPDIDVHHQAVDGTTVFLMAARGGHLDILIDLLAKGAHPGIANSMGETPIYVASENGHYEAVMLLLERADVFPDQPTYYHETPLSVAARRGYVSIVRLLLEQGGVDFNPDCPWSQKLLSMVNKSTIMELLLDASERFVEVP; from the coding sequence ATGCTCTACATCGGGCAATACAACCTGACTATGAATGACCGGCTCTGGTCACGACTTTTGTACGAGAAAATCGCGCATGATGTATCCAGTCACGAAAGCATGTCACGGATCTTATCGCGCTTACGGTCGCTGTCGACTGCACAATGCTGCGCAGAAGACTGTGCCCAGGCTATAAGTACTGCCTTGATCTCATACAAGGGCCGCGCTTGGGTTGCACAGAATCTGAAAAGTGTCATGCATTGGGCTGAAAGTATGGATGATTTTGGCATCATGGTGTTAGGCGCCTGGCTTGGCTTGAGGGACCTTGTAAGGGTGCTTCTGGGCAACGGAGTACTGGGTGATAAGAGTCACGAATACCTTGGCAGTGCCATGTATGCTGCTGCATTCAATAATGATGAGCTCCTGGTAGAGCTCCTCCTGGACCACGGTGCTGGTGCTTGGAAGATGGACGGTGTTTATGGCGATGCCTTACAACTCGCAGCCTATAAGGGGTCAAAGACCGTAGCACGACGTCTTTTGGAAACCCGCGTATCTAAAGAGGCATCTCCCAACACTTACGGGTATGGACCATATGGTAGCCCTCTGGGAGCGGCGGCTGCAGCGGGACATGACGATATTGTTCGACTCTGTCTGAAATGGCATAGGGATCCAAGACAGCTAGGTCCTCATCTACGGACTCCATTATTCTACGCAGCAAGAAGCGGAAGGGCCGGAGCTGCTAAGATACTCTTAGACGGTGGGGAGATGAGACCTAATTTAGATGATGACTTCAACGATACCCCATTGAGTGTCGCTGTGGAGTATAATCACGAAGACGTTGTTTCTGTACTCCTGAGCAGCGACAAAGTTAGAGCCGATTACCCAGGAGTACAACATGGCAAGCTGACCCCACTCCAGACCGCGGTCGTAAAAGGGTACACGAATATCGTCCGGATGCTCTTACCTCGTTGTCATGTTGAAGTCGGAGAACAGGAGGATAAGAAATCTCCAATCATCATGGCTGCGCTGAAAGGCAATACGGAGATAGTGAACCTGTTCCTTACAAAGGATAAAGCCCCCTATGTACAACATTTTCTTCCATGGGTGGCGTCTCGCGGCCTTACTAAGATGGTCAAACTGGCATTGGACTCACAGATACTCGATCCAAATAGCCATGATGCGGAGTTCAGGACCGCTCTACATCATTCAGTAGGCCGGCGTCATTACGACCTGGTAAAACTCCTGCTTCAGCACAACGACACGAGTCCAAATCGCGAGGATCGCAAAGGCCGAACTCCACTGATACTCGCAATAGAGAGCGGAGACCAATTCCTATTCCGCCTTCTGTTAGACGATCCAAGGACGTGTATCGGCATTAGCAATTTTGAGGGCATGACCCCACTTCATGTTGCATGTAAACACGGATTATCAACTTTCGTGGCAAGTATACTGGCCCGAGAAGATGTGAACGTAAACGCCCTAGACGAGCACAGGAAAACACCATTCTATCATGCCGTTGTCTCCAAAAGCGCAGACACAATACAATTAATGCTCGAAAACGAGAACACTGATCCTAATCAGCCAGATAACAACCAAGGGGAGACACCCCTGTATATAGCGGTCAGGGACGGTCGCTGCGAGCTAGCTATGATGCTTATCCAGAGATACAATGCATGCCCGAACTGCTGGTGTGTCGAATACCTAGCAACGCCGTTAATGATCGCGGCTGTTCGCGGTGATCTTGACCTCATGTCTGTCTTATTAGAAAAGACACTGGATATAAACGTACCGAACAACCGTGGACGCACTGCGCTTGGTATTGCAGCATCCCACGCGCAAGCAGAAGCTGCACTCATGCTTCTTCAGCATCCCGATATCGACGTACATCATCAGGCCGTAGACGGGACGACGGTTTTCTTAATGGCGGCTCGTGGAGGCCATCTGGACATTCTGATAGATCTGTTAGCCAAGGGTGCTCATCCCGGTATTGCCAACTCTATGGGAGAGACACCTATCTACGTCGCTTCAGAGAATGGCCACTATGAGGCTGTTATGCTGCTACTAGAGCGGGCCGATGTGTTCCCCGATCAACCCACATATTACCATGAAACGCCATTGTCAGTGGCGGCCCGCAGGGGGTACGTAAGTATAGTGCGCCTGTTACTCGAACAAGGGGGTGTAGATTTCAATCCGGACTGTCCGTGGTCTCAGAAACTGCTCTCCATGGTCAATAAGTCGACCATTATGGAACTTCTACTGGATGCTAGTGAGAGATTCGTGGAGGTGCCCTAA
- a CDS encoding aminoglycoside phosphotransferase family protein (predicted protein) has product MGDSNSLSLDMALRTTLGAWANLLTSYMAWGKALRDIVGTMGSTDPFWFGRQGVGSPFTKRSHALRLVEQYTSIPAPRVADVVENLGKMYLIMTRLHGQLLAVVWHLMSYAEWSQLADDLKACIAQVQKTPNNMPYEFGNTIGGPYIDHRIPDGSAGLFNSESEFYAHLTSHLSGTLATIFPERSICLDHHSHFTHSDLHPLNLLADRGRLSGIVDWECASAMAEYWEFTKAMYGTRARGVFKHIFYRAFGREYEYELEVGRKL; this is encoded by the coding sequence ATGGGTGATTCGAACAGTCTTTCGTTGGATATGGCTCTTCGTACAACTTTGGGCGCGTGGGCGAATCTATTGACTTCTTATATGGCTTGGGGGAAAGCTCTACGGGATATTGTCGGGACAATGGGTTCAACAGATCCCTTTTGGTTTGGTCGTCAAGGAGTGGGATCCCCCTTCACGAAACGAAGCCATGCATTAAGATTGGTTGAGCAGTACACCAGCATCCCAGCACCCCGTGTAGCGGATGTTGTCGAGAACCTAGGCAAGATGTATCTAATTATGACACGTTTACACGGACAGCTCCTTGCGGTTGTCTGGCATCTGATGTCGTATGCCGAGTGGAGCCAACTTGCCGACGATCTAAAGGCTTGCATCGCGCAGGTACAAAAGACTCCAAATAATATGCCGTATGAATTCGGAAACACGATTGGCGGCCCATATATCGACCATCGCATCCCTGATGGATCTGCGGGTCTGTTCAACTCGGAATCTGAATTTTATGCTCACCTGACCAGCCATCTTAGCGGCACATTAGCTACCATATTCCCGGAGCGCAGTATTTGTCTTGATCATCATTCACATTTTACGCACTCAGACTTGCATCCTTTGAATTTGCTTGCTGACCGTGGACGGTTGAGTGGAATTGTCGACTGGGAATGTGCCAGCGCTATGGCCGAGTACTGGGAGTTCACGAAAGCGATGTACGGCACACGCGCAAGGGGGGTATTTAAGCATATTTTCTACCGAGCATTTGGGCGTGAGTATGAATATGAACTCGAAGTAGGACGAAAGCTATAG
- a CDS encoding ankyrin repeat domain-containing protein (predicted protein) encodes MDSHQLFLHAAATGDIASMEQEYLKNKAVLTGKDSDNRTALHLAVLNGHLKAVERLLDYGIAWCPKDNQGQTALHLAAQLSSATIAETLLERGANCCTQDHDGKTPIFYAYQNYSPDVPHATDHSPRRLPQMGSPPRLVRLHGP; translated from the exons ATGGACAGCCATCAACTCTTTCTCCATGCTGCTGCTACCGGTGACATAGCATCCATGGAACAGGAATATCTGAAGAACAAGGCTGTCCTCACTGGCAAGGACTCCGATAACCGTACAGCTCTCCACTTGGCTGTCCTTAACGGTCACTTGAAAGCTGTCGAACGGTTACTGGACTACGGCATTGCCTGGTGCCCTAAGGACAACCAGGGCCAGACCGCATTGCATCTTGCAGCCCAGCTATCATCTGCAACAATAGCCGAAACACTCCTTGAGAGAGGCGCGAACTGCTGCACCCAAGACCACGACGGGAAAACTCCCATATTTTATGCCTACCAGAACTACTCCCCCGATGTC CCTCACGCCACAGATCATTCTCCGAGGCGGCTGCCGCAAATGGGCTCCCCTCCACGCTTAGTGAGGCTGCACGGCCCTTGA